The Phoenix dactylifera cultivar Barhee BC4 chromosome 17, palm_55x_up_171113_PBpolish2nd_filt_p, whole genome shotgun sequence genome contains a region encoding:
- the LOC103705554 gene encoding tubulin beta chain-like — protein sequence MREILHIQAGQCGNQIGGKFWEVVCDEHGIDNTGNYNGNSHLQLERVNVYYNEASGGRYVPRAVLMDLEPGTMDALRTGPYGQLFRPDNFVFGQNGAGNNWAKGHYTEGAELIDSVLDVVRKEVENCDCLQGFQICHSLGGGTGSGMGTLLISKIREEYPDRMMLTFSVFPSPKVSDTVVEPYNATLSVHQLVENGDECMVLDNEALYDICFRTLRLTNPSFGDLNHLISNTMSGATCCLRFPGQLNSDLRKLAVNLIPFPRLHFFMVGFTPLTSRGSQQYQALSIPELTQQMWDAKNMMCAADPRHGRYLTASAMFRGKMSTKEVDEQMINVQNKNSSYFVEWIPNNVKSSVCDIPPIGMSMSATFMGNSTSIQEMFKRVSEQFTVMFRRKAFLHWYTGEGMDEMEFTEAESNMNDLVSEYQQYQDAVAEEEDEGYADEAEPES from the exons ATGAGAGAAATCCTCCACATCCAAGCAGGCCAATGCGGCAACCAGATCGGAGGCAAGTTCTGGGAGGTGGTGTGCGACGAGCACGGCATCGACAATACTGGAAACTACAACGGCAACTCCCACCTCCAGCTCGAGCGAGTGAACGTCTACTATAATGAGGCCAGCGGCGGCCGGTACGTGCCCCGTGCCGTGCTCATGGACCTCGAGCCCGGAACCATGGATGCTCTCCGCACCGGCCCCTACGGCCAGCTCTTCCGCCCCGACAACTTCGTCTTCGGCCAGAACGGCGCCGGCAACAACTGGGCCAAGGGCCACTACACCGAGGGCGCCGAGCTCATCGACTCCGTTCTCGATGTCGTCCGCAAGGAGGTCGAGAACTGCGATTGCCTCCaag GGTTTCAGATATGTCACTCGTTGGGGGGAGGGACGGGATCGGGGATGGGGACGCTGCTGATATCCAAGATCCGGGAGGAGTACCCGGACAGGATGATGCTGACGTTCTCGGTGTTCCCGTCGCCGAAGGTTTCGGACACGGTGGTGGAGCCGTACAACGCCACGCTGTCGGTGCACCAATTGGTGGAGAATGGCGACGAGTGCATGGTGCTGGACAATGAGGCCTTGTATGATATCTGCTTCCGTACCCTCAGGCTCACCAACCCCAGCT TTGGCGACCTCAACCACCTCATCTCCAACACCATGAGCGGCGCCACCTGCTGCCTCCGCTTCCCCGGCCAGCTGAACTCCGACCTCCGAAAGCTCGCTGTCAACCTCATCCCCTTCCCCCGTCTCCACTTCTTCATGGTGGGCTTCACCCCCCTCACCTCCCGCGGCTCCCAGCAGTACCAAGCCCTCTCCATCCCCGAACTCACGCAGCAAATGTGGGACGCCAAGAACATGATGTGCGCCGCCGACCCCCGCCATGGCCGCTACCTCACCGCCTCTGCCATGTTCCGCGGCAAGATGAGCACCAAGGAGGTCGACGAGCAGATGATCAATGTCCAGAACAAGAACTCCTCCTACTTCGTCGAATGGATCCCGAACAACGTCAAGTCCAGCGTCTGCGACATCCCACCCATCGGGATGTCGATGTCGGCGACCTTCATGGGCAACTCGACGTCGATACAGGAGATGTTCAAGCGTGTCTCGGAGCAGTTCACGGTCATGTTCAGGCGAAAGGCCTTCTTGCATTGGTATACTGGGGAGGGGATGGATGAGATGGAGTTCACTGAAGCGGAGAGTAATATGAACGATCTGGTGTCGGAATACCAGCAATACCAGGATGCggtggctgaggaggaggacgaggggTATGCCGATGAGGCTGAGCCGGAGAGTTAA
- the LOC103705552 gene encoding chlorophyllase-1: protein MASVIINKPSATAASVFGYGKLHVDTIPAKQSDESSPPKDILVVCPKVAGTYTVVLFIQGYLLSNAYYTQLLQHVASHGFILIAPQCIVVSPYSEEDITSAAAVTNWLSDGLQSVLPTGVEANLDKLALAGHSRGGHAAFALALGHAETTLKFSLLMGIDPVAGPSKCCQIPPKILTYEPSSFELEIPVLVLGTGLGSEQKNILFPACAPNGVNHKEFYSECKPPCYHFVVTDYGHLDMLDDTAPKITKCVCKNGTNCREIMRRTTGGIMTAFLKAYLLDLEEDLKAIADDPQIAPTKLDPVSYRLE, encoded by the exons ATGGCTTCCGTGATCATTAACAAGCCTTCGGCAACGGCTGCCTCAGTATTTGGTTACGGGAAGCTACATGTGGATACGATTCCAGCGAAACAATCTGATGAATCCTCTCCGCCGAAGGATATTCTGGTAGTCTGTCCTAAGGTTGCAGGGACCTACACGGTTGTTCTCTTCATCCAAGGTTACCTTCTCTCTAACGCATACTACACCCAGCTCCTGCAACATGTTGCCTCTCATGGATTCATTCTGATTGCACCACAG TGCATCGTCGTATCACCTTACTCCGAAGAAGACATCACCTCTGCAGCTGCCGTCACCAACTGGCTCTCTGATGGGCTCCAATCCGTGCTCCCCACCGGAGTCGAAGCCAACCTTGACAAGCTCGCTTTAGCCGGACATAGCAGAGGTGGCCATGCAGCCTTCGCTCTAGCACTTGGCCATGCGGAAACGACGCTAAAATTCTCTCTACTAATGGGTATCGACCCAGTGGCCGGACCGAGCAAGTGCTGCCAAATCCCACCTAAAATCCTCACCTACGAGCCCTCCTCCTTCGAACTAGAGATCCCAGTCTTGGTGCTCGGAACCGGGCTCGGATCGGAGCAAAAAAACATACTTTTTCCTGCTTGTGCTCCAAATGGAGTCAACCACAAGGAGTTCTACAGTGAGTGCAAGCCACCATGCTACCATTTTGTGGTCACGGACTATGGTCATCTGGACATGTTGGATGATACTGCTCCCAAGATCACGAAGTGTGTGTGCAAGAATGGGACTAATTGTAGAGAGATCATGAGGAGGACTACTGGGGGGATTATGACTGCGTTCTTAAAGGCTTATTTGCTAGATCTGGAAGAAGATCTAAAGGCCATAGCTGATGATCCTCAGATTGCCCCAACTAAGCTTGATCCAGTTTCTTACCGTCTGGAATGA
- the LOC103705555 gene encoding probable serine/threonine-protein kinase BSK3, translated as MGCRVSKLTCCWGSRYKGTVLEAPDVETEEKGETYDLPPFQEFSFEQLRLATSGFAVENIVSEHGEKAPNVVYKGKLDAQRRIAVKRFNRSAWPDPRQFLEEAKAVGQLRNHRLANLLGCCCEGNERLLVAEFMPNDTLAKHLFHWETQPMKWPMRLRVVLYLAEALEYCTSKGRALYHDLNAYRVLFDDDCSPRLSCFGLMKNSRDGKSYSTNLAFTPPEYLRTGRVTPESVIYSFGTLLLDVLSGKHIPPSHALDLIRDRNFNMLTDSCLEGQFSNEDGTELVRLASRCLQYEQRERPNAKSLVLALTPLQKETEVPSYVLMDMPRGGASSLEALSLSPLGEACSRMDLTAIHEILEKIGYKDDEGTTNELSFQMWTNQMQETLNSKKKGDTAFRHKDFNTAIECYTQFIDVGTMVSPTIFARRCLSYLICDMPQQALSDAMQALVTSPTWPTAFYLQAAALFALGMENEAREALKDGSSLEKKKDGGH; from the exons ATGGGTTGTCGAGTGTCCAAGTTGACGTGCTGTTGGGGTTCTCGGTACAAGGGGACGGTTCTTGAAGCTCCCGATGTTG AGACTGAGGAGAAGGGAGAGACGTATGACCTGCCTCCCTTCCAGGAGTTTTCTTTTGAGCAGCTTAGGTTGGCCACTTCTGGTTTTGCTGTGGAGAACATCGTTTCGGAGCATGGGGAGAAGGCCCCGAATGTTGTTTACAAGGGGAAGCTGGATGCGCAGAGGAGGATTGCGGTGAAGAGGTTTAATAGGTCCGCATGGCCTGATCCCCGACAGTTCTTG GAAGAAGCAAAGGCTGTAGGTCAGCTTCGAAACCATAGATTGGCAAATTTGCTTGGCTGTTGTTGTGAAGGTAATGAGAGGCTGCTCGTGGCAGAGTTTATGCCCAATGATACACTTGCAAAACATCTTTTTCATT GGGAAACACAACCTATGAAATGGCCAATGCGATTAAGGGTTGTACTCTATCTAGCTGAAGCCTTGGAATATTGCACTAGTAAGGGGCGTGCTCTCTATCATGATCTTAATGCCTATAGAGTTTTATTTGATGAT GATTGTAGTCCTAGGCTTTCATGTTTTGGCTTGATGAAGAACAGTCGTGATGGCAAAAGTTATAGCACGAATTTGGCATTTACCCCTCCTGAGTATTTAAGAACTG GAAGAGTTACACCAGAAAGCGTCATATATAGCTTTGGTACGTTGTTGCTTGATGTTCTTAGTGGAAAGCACATCCCTCCTAGTCAT GCCCTTGACTTGATACGAGATCGTAACTTCAACATGCTGACGGACTCATGTTTAGAAGGTCAATTTTCAAATGAGGATGGGACTGAATTAGTACGTTTAGCTTCAAGATGTTTGCAGTATGAGCAACGTGAGAGGCCTAATGCAAAGTCGTTAGTTCTTGCATTGACTCCACTTCAAAAGGAGACCGAG GTTCCTTCTTATGTTCTGATGGACATGCCACGTGGTGGTGCATCCTCATTGGAGGCGCTCTCTCTTTCCCCACTTGGTGAAGCTTGCTCTAGAATGGATTTGACTGCAATACATGAAATCCTAGAAAAGATTGGGTATAAAGATGATGAGGGAACAACAAATGAG cTTTCATTTCAGATGTGGACCAATCAAATGCAAGAAACATTGAACTCAAAGAAGAAGGGTGATACTGCTTTTAGGCATAAAGATTTCAATACAGCAATTGAATGCTACACCCAG TTCATTGATGTTGGAACTATGGTTTCTCCAACAATTTTTGCACGGCGCTGCCTGTCGTACCTGATTTGTGACATGCCACAGCAAGCTCTTAGTGATGCAATGCAGGCCCTAGTCACATCTCCAACTTGGCCAACTGCATTTTATCTTCAGGCTGCTGCCCTTTTTGCCCTTGGAATGGAAAATGAAGCTCGAGAAGCACTGAAAGATGGGTCATCCctagaaaaaaagaaggatggGGGGCACTAA
- the LOC103705553 gene encoding wall-associated receptor kinase 2-like, whose product MQSLNSRGMASMPVFLLQLQLLLLLGTAAVASAITSLPGCEERCGNISIPYPFGMGPGCFMEGFEVTCNGSKPFLGGRIELIDVDVPQGLAHAYWYISWTCYNNSSSNFTGNTARQMDLRGTPFKFSYDRNKFTTIGCNALAYILSSNGQSYASGCLATCSDISSIINGSCNGMGCCQTSIPKGFVFYNSVIDPRFNNSSVYQVYPCSYSFLADETWYQFMASDIISFDFYKRNKNGVPVALDWAVGGTSCEKAKLNTTSYLCLREHSECIDSPNGPGYYCSCSAGYEGNPYLTGGCQDVNECELPEQYPCYGTCLNSLGSYTCKCPEGTHGNALIEAGCIRDKSVLGTILITAGGVGAGIILLLGSSVLIWRGLKERNAKKRKKRFFHENKGLLLQQLVSSDETLVERMKIFTLEELEKATNNFDRARVVGKGGHGTVYKGILSDQRVVAIKKSKIANRIELDQFINEMVILSQINHRNVVKLFGCCLESKVPLLVYEFISGGTLFNHLHDSHHFAPLSWQDRLRIAAEIASALSYLHSAASISIFHRDVKSSNVLLNESYTAKISDFGASRSIPLNRTCVTTAVQGTYGYLDPQYHQTGQLTEKSDVYSFGVILLELLTGKDPISYSRHQEGTLTLDFICSLRENHLFDILDPHILEEGGEEDIEIVAHLTELCLRLNGEERPTMREVEQKLDTMRRFAKSKHDFDVSQNGGMTTGLPSKIPVEGNASGTTSQYSLEKEFMLSLVEQPR is encoded by the exons ATGCAATCTTTAAACAGTAGAGGGATGGCATCCATGCCAGTGTTCTTGCTTCAGCTacagctgctgctgctgctgggaACAGCAGCCGTGGCATCAGCGATTACTTCCTTACCAGGCTGCGAAGAGAGGTGCGGCAATATCTCCATCCCATACCCCTTCGGAATGGGCCCGGGCTGCTTCATGGAAGGTTTCGAGGTCACATGCAACGGCTCGAAGCCTTTCTTAGGTGGCAGGATCGAGCTAATCGATGTCGACGTGCCGCAAGGCCTCGCGCATGCCTACTGGTACATCAGCTGGACGTGCTacaacaacagcagcagcaacTTCACGGGCAACACAGCTCGCCAGATGGACTTGAGGGGCACGCCGTTCAAGTTCTCCTACGACCGCAACAAATTCACCACCATCGGCTGCAACGCCCTCGCCTACATTCTAAGCTCCAACGGCCAGAGCTACGCCAGTGGATGCTTGGCGACATGCAGCGATATAAGCAGCATCATCAATGGCTCTTGCAATGGCATGGGCTGCTGCCAGACTTCCATCCCCAAGGGGTTCGTCTTTTATAATTCTGTCATCGATCCCAGGTTCAATAACTCCAGCGTCTACCAGGTGTATCCTTGCAGCTATTCTTTCTTGGCAGATGAGACATGGTACCAGTTCATGGCCTCTGATATCATATCGTTCGACTTCTACAAGAGAAATAAGAACGGGGTGCCTGTGGCGCTGGACTGGGCGGTAGGAGGCACGAGCTGCGAGAAAGCCAAGCTTAACACCACTTCTTACCTTTGTCTTCGCGAGCACAGCGAGTGTATCGACTCTCCCAACGGCCCTGGATATTATTGCAGCTGCTCGGCGGGCTATGAAGGCAATCCCTATCTCACGGGTGGATGCCAAG ATGTAAACGAGTGCGAGCTTCCGGAGCAGTATCCATGCTATGGAACCTGTCTGAATTCCCTCGGGAGCTACACCTGCAAATGTCCAGAAGGCACCCACGGAAATGCTCTGATAGAAGCAGGCTGCATCAGAGATAAATCAGTTTTAG GCACAATTCTTATAACAGCTGGAGGTGTTGGAGCAGGCATTATTCTTCTTCTTGGATCTAGTGTTCTGATTTGGAGAGGATTGAAGGAAAGAaatgcaaagaaaagaaagaaaaggttcTTTCACGAAAACAAGGGTTTGCTATTACAACAGCTCGTCTCTTCCGATGAAACTCTTGTTGAGAGGATGAAAATCTTCACACTAGAAGAGCTAGAAAAGGCGACCAACAATTTCGATAGAGCTCGTGTTGTTGGTAAAGGAGGCCATGGCACTGTTTATAAAGGAATTCTATCAGACCAACGCGTCGTTGCTATCAAGAAGTCAAAGATAGCAAATCGGATTGAGTTAGATCAATTTATAAATGAGATGGTTATTCTTTCTCAAATCAATCATAGGAATGTGGTTAAGCTCTTTGGATGTTGCCTAGAATCCAAAGTCCCCTTGTTGGTATATGAATTTATCTCTGGTGGAACTCTGTTCAACCATCTCCATGACAGCCATCACTTTGCTCCTCTATCATGGCAAGATCGTCTAAGGATTGCTGCTGAAATTGCAAGTGCACTGTCCTATCTACACTCTGCGGCTTCGATATCGATTTTCCATAGAGATGTCAAGTCATCTAACGTACTACTTAATGAAAGTTATACCGCAAAGATATCAGATTTTGGTGCTTCAAGATCTATTCCTCTTAATCGGACCTGCGTAACCACAGCTGTTCAGGGAACATATGGTTACTTGGATCCTCAGTACCACCAAACAGGCCAACTAACAGAAAAAAGTGATGTTTATAGCTTTGGAGTCATTCTCCTGGAGTTGCTAACTGGGAAGGATCCAATTTCTTACAGTCGACATCAAGAGGGAACTCTCACTTTGGATTTCATTTGTTCATTAAGAGAGAATCATCTCTTTGACATTTTAGACCCCCACATATtggaagagggaggagaagaagatatTGAAATAGTTGCTCATCTTACTGAATTGTGCCTGAGATTGAATGGAGAAGAAAGGCCCACAATGAGGGAGGTGGAACAAAAACTTGACACAATGCGAAGGTTCGCAAAATCAAAGCATGATTTCGATGTTTCACAAAATGGTGGAATGACAACAGGCTTGCCAAGCAAGATACCAGTTGAAGGCAATGCCAGCGGTACGACTAGTCAGTACAGTCTAGAGAAAGAGTTCATGTTGTCACTAGTAGAGCAACCAAGATGA